TCCCGATCGTCCATCTCGCCCCCGTAAGTGGTGCCGCCCGAAGCTCACCAGTGTGGCCCATGTTCCGGGGTGCGCGAGCATCGCCCCCGTGGAGTGCGCCGGCATCGTGTTGACGGGCGGCACGAGCCGCCGGCTGGGCTTCGACAAGACCACGGTCCAGATCGGCGGCGAGACCCTCGCCCGCCGGGCCGCGCGGGTGCTCGGCTCGGTGTGCGCGCCGGTGATCGAGGTCGGTTCCGGCCGCTCGGGACTGCCGGTGGTACGGGAAGACCCGCCCGGATCGGGTCCGCTCGCCGCGCTCGTGGCCGGCGCCACCGCGCTCGGCGGCGACTCGGTCCTGCTGCTCGCCTGCGACCTCGTCGCCGTCGAGGCCCCACTGCTCCGGTTGCTCGCCGGCTGGCCGGGCGCGCCCACGGTCGTCCCTCGGGTCGCCGGCCGCGACCAGCTGGTGTGCGCACGGTACGGCGCCGACGCGATCGCGGCCGCGCCGGGTCTGCTCGCCGCGGGGGAGCGCTCGCTCCGCGCGCTCGTCGCGGCGGTCGCTGCCGACGTGCTGACCGAGCGGCACTGGGACGGGATCGCGACCGTCGACGCCTTCGCTGACCTCGACACCCCCGCCGATCTCGAGCGGCTCGGTCTGCGCGCTCCCGAGTAGCGGGCACGAAGGTCGGGGATACCGTTTGGTCGTGAGCCTCGACATCGCGCGCGACGACGCGCCCGTGCGCCGGCCGACGAGCAGCGTGCAGGTGGTCGCGCTCGACGACTCGGGCGCGCACACGCGTCCCGACCGGCTCGCGACCGAAGAGCCGATGGAGATCCGCGTGCACGGCCCCGGCGAGCCGCCCACGCCGCTCGTCGTCACGATGCGCACGCCCGGCAACGACTTCGAGCTCGCCGCCGGCTTCTGTCTCACCGAGGGCGTGATCGACACTCCTATCGACATCGCGTCCGTCGCCTACTGCCTCGGTTCCGAGGGCGAGCAGTACTTCAACATCGTGACCGTCGCGCTCCGCAAGCCGGTCGTCGCGTCGCTGCGTGAACGTCGCTTCGTGTCGAACGCGAGCTGCGGTCTGTGCGGCAAGACCGCGCTCGACGACGTCGAGGTGCGGTGCGCGCCCGTCGCCGACGGTCCGGTCGTCGCGGCCGCGACCGTCTTTGCGCTGCCGGAGCGACTCGCCGCGTCGCAGTCGGTGTTCGAGCTGACCGGCGGCCTGCACGCGGCGGCGACCTTCACGGTCGAGGGTGAGCTGCTCACGGTGCGCGAAGACATCGGCCGGCACAACGCGCTCGACAAGGTCATCGGCGACGCGGTTCTCATGAGACGACTTCCGCTCTCGGAGTGCGTGCTCTTCGTGTCCGGACGGCTGAGCTTCGAGCTCGTCCAGAAAGCCGCCGTCGCGGGCATCCCCATTCTCTGCGCGGTCTCGGCGCCGTCGAGTCTTGCGGTCAAGACCGCGCAGCGATTCGGCCAGACGCTCGTCGGCTTCGTCCGCGACGATCGCGGCAACATCTACACGCACCCCGAGCGCATCGAACTCGATCGCTGAGCGCGCACCTCGCCGAGCGATCGTTCCGCCCGCCTCGGGACTGAGGCGTCAGGAGCGGCGAGCGAAGCGAG
The window above is part of the Acidimicrobiia bacterium genome. Proteins encoded here:
- a CDS encoding NTP transferase domain-containing protein, which produces MECAGIVLTGGTSRRLGFDKTTVQIGGETLARRAARVLGSVCAPVIEVGSGRSGLPVVREDPPGSGPLAALVAGATALGGDSVLLLACDLVAVEAPLLRLLAGWPGAPTVVPRVAGRDQLVCARYGADAIAAAPGLLAAGERSLRALVAAVAADVLTERHWDGIATVDAFADLDTPADLERLGLRAPE
- the fdhD gene encoding formate dehydrogenase accessory sulfurtransferase FdhD is translated as MSLDIARDDAPVRRPTSSVQVVALDDSGAHTRPDRLATEEPMEIRVHGPGEPPTPLVVTMRTPGNDFELAAGFCLTEGVIDTPIDIASVAYCLGSEGEQYFNIVTVALRKPVVASLRERRFVSNASCGLCGKTALDDVEVRCAPVADGPVVAAATVFALPERLAASQSVFELTGGLHAAATFTVEGELLTVREDIGRHNALDKVIGDAVLMRRLPLSECVLFVSGRLSFELVQKAAVAGIPILCAVSAPSSLAVKTAQRFGQTLVGFVRDDRGNIYTHPERIELDR